Proteins from a genomic interval of Chitinophagales bacterium:
- a CDS encoding PIN domain-containing protein: MRKFILDTSVLIHLVRDSETWEFINNTYRPLDAPNESAVSFATVAELYSLAIQLGWGAKKVKKLEYVLNNFPIYEIDDYLLVPYIEIDTFSQGKHPSLPLRSGLSARNMGKNDIGIAATAFALKAELITTDKDFDHLKEILEDVHCVMIR, translated from the coding sequence ATGAGAAAATTTATATTGGATACCAGTGTTCTCATTCATTTAGTGCGTGATTCTGAAACATGGGAATTTATTAACAATACTTACCGCCCTCTGGATGCTCCCAATGAATCTGCTGTATCTTTTGCAACCGTTGCAGAATTATATTCACTCGCCATACAACTCGGTTGGGGAGCTAAAAAAGTGAAGAAGCTGGAATACGTTCTAAACAATTTTCCGATTTATGAAATTGACGATTATCTACTTGTACCCTATATCGAAATTGACACTTTTAGCCAAGGCAAACATCCAAGTTTACCTCTACGCTCAGGACTTTCTGCCCGAAATATGGGTAAAAATGATATTGGGATAGCTGCTACTGCTTTTGCTTTGAAGGCTGAATTAATTACAACGGATAAAGATTTTGACCACTTAAAGGAAATTTTAGAGGATGTGCATTGTGTTATGATACGATAG
- a CDS encoding FAD-linked oxidase C-terminal domain-containing protein, with the protein MQRQLQKLQKSLEGDLHFDKMMRSIYATDASVYRELPLAVAIPKNTDDLKKIIEFARQNKTSIIPRTAGTSLAGQCVGDGIVVDVSKHFTKILKVNAEQNWVRVQPGVIRNDLNKHLNPYGLHFGPITSTASRAMIGGMVGNNSCGTYSTVYGNTRDHLLEIKAILSDGSEVEFKSLTKDEFRQKCIGSSLESQIYRHISQTLNHPEKQREIREQFPKPSIRRRNTGYALDELLNSNMFTSGGDNFNFCKLIAGSEGTLAFITEIKIHLNPLPPPEIGLLCAHFDSIDEALRAVVLVMKHEVRAVELMDKIVLDCTKANIEQQKNRFFIEGDPKAVLIIEAGAERSSDVARKLNAIEKDLKDNRMGYHFPRVIPPDVSRVWALRSAGLGVLANIPGDKAPVAVIEDTAVELQDLPNYIADFTKIMEKFEQQSVYYAHADAGELHLRPILDLKKTEDRRMFREIGEASARLVKKYDGSLSGEHGDGRVRAEFIPIMVGEKNYQLFRELKQTWDAQNIFNPGKIVNAAPMDTSLRYEAEQETPEFDTVFDFSETGGILRMAEKCNGTGDCRKTHLSGGTMCPSYMATRNEQDSTRARANILREFLTRNQDYDNPFNQQEIYDVLDLCLSCKGCTSECPSNVDMATMKAEFLYQYYKSNGIPRRAKLFANFGKLNGMAAILPMISNLFTSSRLTAPLLKKIMGVAPERSLPSLYKTTLRKWYKKEYQKMAAKAFMHFGGIEKRLKGKVYFFCDEFTNLTDTKVGIDAIQLLAHLGYEVEMIEHEESGRAHLSKGFVEDAQQMAQKNVAIFKDLVSEETPLVGVEPSAILGFRDEYPKLVTEKDREEAKVLGKNALMMEEFLYRELQNGNITSDQFTDDTLYIKLHGHCHQKSLSSTDFSAFALSLPRNYMVEVIPSGCCGMAGSFGYEAEHYEVSMQVGELVLFPAVRSASEKMVIAAPGTSCRHQIWDGTGRKAKHPVEVLWEALKKDI; encoded by the coding sequence ATGCAACGCCAACTTCAAAAATTGCAAAAATCACTGGAAGGTGATTTACACTTCGATAAAATGATGCGCTCGATTTATGCCACAGATGCATCTGTTTACAGAGAATTGCCACTTGCAGTAGCGATTCCGAAAAATACGGACGACCTCAAAAAAATCATCGAATTTGCCCGCCAAAACAAAACTTCCATCATTCCCCGAACGGCAGGCACTTCACTTGCAGGGCAGTGTGTGGGGGATGGAATCGTGGTCGATGTGTCCAAACATTTTACCAAAATATTAAAAGTCAATGCCGAACAAAATTGGGTGAGGGTACAGCCAGGGGTGATTCGCAACGACCTCAACAAACACCTCAACCCCTACGGATTGCACTTTGGACCGATTACCTCAACGGCAAGTCGGGCGATGATTGGCGGAATGGTTGGCAACAATTCTTGTGGCACATATTCAACCGTTTATGGCAATACCCGTGATCATTTATTGGAGATCAAAGCGATTTTGAGCGATGGTTCGGAGGTCGAATTCAAATCTTTAACCAAAGACGAATTTCGCCAAAAGTGCATTGGTAGCAGTCTTGAAAGTCAAATTTACCGACACATTAGCCAAACGCTCAATCACCCTGAAAAACAGCGTGAAATTCGGGAGCAGTTTCCCAAACCAAGTATTCGCCGCCGCAATACAGGATATGCTTTGGACGAACTCTTAAACAGCAATATGTTCACTTCGGGAGGTGACAACTTCAATTTCTGCAAACTCATTGCAGGCTCAGAAGGTACTTTGGCGTTTATCACCGAAATCAAAATCCACCTCAATCCGCTTCCTCCTCCCGAAATTGGTTTGTTGTGCGCTCATTTTGATTCGATTGATGAGGCATTGCGGGCAGTGGTTTTGGTGATGAAGCATGAGGTGAGGGCGGTAGAATTGATGGATAAAATCGTATTGGATTGTACGAAGGCAAATATTGAGCAGCAAAAAAACCGTTTTTTCATTGAAGGCGACCCCAAGGCGGTGTTGATTATTGAAGCAGGAGCAGAGCGCAGTTCGGATGTTGCCCGTAAATTGAACGCCATTGAAAAGGACTTGAAAGACAACCGAATGGGCTATCATTTCCCAAGAGTGATTCCACCTGATGTGAGCCGAGTTTGGGCTTTGCGGTCGGCTGGTTTGGGCGTGTTGGCGAACATTCCTGGCGACAAAGCACCTGTTGCGGTGATTGAAGATACTGCCGTAGAATTGCAGGATTTACCCAATTACATTGCAGATTTTACCAAAATCATGGAAAAATTTGAGCAGCAATCTGTTTATTATGCCCATGCCGATGCGGGAGAATTGCATCTGCGTCCGATTTTGGATTTGAAGAAAACGGAAGATCGTCGGATGTTTCGGGAGATTGGCGAGGCTTCTGCAAGGTTAGTCAAAAAATACGATGGATCGTTGAGTGGTGAACATGGTGATGGGCGTGTGCGGGCGGAATTTATACCGATTATGGTGGGTGAAAAAAACTACCAACTTTTTCGAGAACTCAAGCAAACGTGGGACGCACAAAACATCTTCAATCCTGGAAAAATTGTCAATGCTGCGCCAATGGATACTTCGCTGCGCTACGAAGCCGAGCAAGAAACGCCTGAATTTGACACCGTTTTTGACTTTTCGGAAACGGGCGGCATCTTGCGAATGGCGGAAAAATGCAACGGAACGGGTGATTGCCGCAAAACGCATTTGTCGGGCGGAACGATGTGTCCGAGCTACATGGCGACTCGAAACGAACAAGACAGCACACGAGCGAGGGCAAATATTTTGCGGGAATTTTTGACCCGAAACCAAGACTACGACAATCCCTTCAATCAGCAAGAAATTTACGATGTTTTAGACTTGTGTTTGTCCTGTAAAGGCTGCACTTCGGAATGTCCTTCAAACGTGGACATGGCTACGATGAAAGCCGAATTTTTGTACCAATACTACAAAAGCAACGGCATTCCTCGCCGAGCCAAATTGTTCGCCAATTTTGGAAAACTAAATGGTATGGCTGCAATATTGCCTATGATTAGTAACTTATTCACTTCAAGTCGATTGACTGCTCCTTTGCTCAAAAAAATAATGGGTGTTGCACCAGAACGTTCCTTACCTTCACTCTACAAAACGACTTTGCGGAAATGGTACAAAAAAGAGTATCAAAAAATGGCTGCAAAAGCGTTTATGCACTTTGGAGGTATTGAGAAGCGATTGAAGGGAAAGGTCTATTTTTTCTGCGATGAATTTACCAACCTCACCGATACCAAAGTGGGTATTGATGCGATTCAATTGTTGGCACATTTGGGTTATGAGGTGGAGATGATAGAACATGAGGAAAGTGGTCGGGCGCATTTGTCGAAAGGTTTTGTGGAAGATGCACAGCAAATGGCACAAAAGAATGTGGCTATTTTCAAGGACTTGGTAAGCGAGGAAACGCCTTTGGTGGGTGTTGAACCTTCTGCAATTTTGGGTTTTCGGGATGAATACCCAAAATTGGTGACGGAAAAAGACAGGGAAGAGGCTAAGGTGTTGGGTAAAAATGCCTTGATGATGGAGGAGTTTTTGTATCGAGAGCTGCAAAATGGCAACATCACTTCTGACCAATTTACGGACGATACGCTCTACATCAAACTGCATGGTCACTGCCACCAAAAGTCTTTGTCTTCTACCGATTTTTCGGCTTTTGCTTTGTCTTTGCCGAGGAATTATATGGTAGAAGTGATTCCTTCGGGCTGTTGTGGAATGGCGGGTTCGTTTGGGTATGAGGCGGAACATTATGAGGTGAGTATGCAGGTCGGAGAATTGGTGCTGTTTCCTGCGGTGCGGAGTGCGAGCGAAAAAATGGTGATTGCTGCGCCTGGAACGAGCTGTCGACATCAGATTTGGGATGGAACAGGGAGAAAGGCGAAACATCCTGTGGAGGTGCTTTGGGAGGCTTTGAAGAAAGATATTTGA
- a CDS encoding lipocalin family protein, which produces MKITFTTLLLLGLTLSSNAQEKEFLIGKWRFEDFVEKQEMDSVGLMLKEMIFKEETFYFKTNQRYQNVNETGNWRLNENESEIVFTSDDGYEYSNRLLKLSKDTLIIEMGMGKEGIVFSRTPLTEEDDFEEVPIKLQTMSASIEEISQKWYLQKKDVPTSKNQRLSILSTTPMLSYQIKGSYIQLSKNGKYKARFDKNRIKINSMWKFGEGNKSIIVPFVGSWKAIWNIHKISETELILIKGNSQKWYFSTKK; this is translated from the coding sequence ATGAAGATTACCTTTACAACTTTGCTATTATTGGGGCTTACACTAAGTTCTAATGCACAAGAGAAAGAATTTTTGATTGGCAAATGGAGATTTGAAGATTTTGTAGAAAAACAAGAGATGGACTCGGTGGGTCTAATGTTAAAGGAAATGATTTTTAAAGAGGAAACCTTTTATTTCAAAACCAATCAGCGTTATCAAAACGTGAACGAAACAGGGAACTGGCGTTTGAACGAGAATGAAAGTGAGATTGTATTTACAAGCGATGATGGCTACGAATATTCTAATCGTTTATTGAAGTTGTCAAAAGACACCTTGATTATTGAGATGGGAATGGGAAAAGAAGGTATTGTTTTTAGCAGAACACCTTTGACAGAAGAAGATGATTTTGAGGAAGTGCCTATCAAATTGCAAACAATGAGTGCAAGTATAGAGGAAATTTCTCAAAAATGGTATTTACAAAAAAAGGATGTTCCTACCAGTAAAAATCAAAGACTTTCCATACTCTCAACAACTCCAATGCTCTCATACCAAATTAAAGGTTCTTACATCCAACTTTCCAAAAACGGAAAGTACAAAGCCCGATTTGATAAGAATAGAATTAAAATCAATAGTATGTGGAAATTTGGAGAGGGCAATAAATCTATTATTGTTCCATTCGTTGGGTCATGGAAAGCGATTTGGAATATCCATAAAATCTCTGAAACCGAATTGATTTTGATTAAAGGGAATAGCCAAAAATGGTATTTCTCAACAAAAAAATAG